The Spartinivicinus poritis genome contains a region encoding:
- a CDS encoding LysR family transcriptional regulator produces the protein MMTFIEVVEKQSFSRAAGKLDLSAAAVSIQMKKLEQELGFSLLQRSTRTLKLTEQGARFYEHCKELQALLAVTESFADRVHQEPEGKLRVVSSIYTGHRYLIEHLSEFYQRYPKIQLDVEISDRIPDFSRQEVDILVGFSNRYKELPGDLYCRRLLSVSALFSASPTYLKKFGTPESLGDLKHHEFIYHKTRSPQQTLKFFADIETIIPPAKITFNSVDAVISAGLQGLGIIDCPELICRPYLKSGRLIALFEDVFTKKMEGYLFYDKKNAMLPKFRAFIDFMVEKTKHLREES, from the coding sequence ATGATGACTTTTATCGAAGTGGTTGAAAAACAAAGCTTCAGTCGTGCGGCTGGGAAGCTTGATCTATCCGCAGCCGCTGTCAGTATCCAGATGAAGAAGCTTGAACAAGAGCTTGGCTTTTCACTACTGCAACGATCTACTCGTACACTAAAATTGACTGAGCAAGGGGCTCGGTTCTATGAACACTGCAAAGAGCTGCAAGCTTTATTGGCCGTTACGGAGTCATTTGCTGATCGAGTCCATCAAGAGCCTGAAGGTAAGCTGCGAGTTGTATCGTCTATTTATACTGGGCATCGTTATTTAATTGAGCACTTATCAGAGTTTTATCAGCGCTATCCTAAGATACAGCTTGATGTAGAAATATCTGATCGTATTCCAGATTTCAGTCGCCAAGAAGTGGATATATTAGTCGGGTTTAGCAACCGTTATAAAGAATTGCCTGGTGACTTATATTGTCGGCGATTACTATCAGTTTCTGCCTTGTTTTCAGCATCCCCCACTTACCTGAAAAAGTTTGGAACACCTGAGTCTTTAGGTGACTTAAAGCATCACGAGTTTATCTATCATAAAACCCGCTCGCCACAACAGACACTAAAGTTTTTTGCTGATATTGAAACGATAATTCCTCCTGCAAAAATAACCTTTAACTCCGTGGATGCTGTTATTTCTGCTGGTTTACAAGGGCTGGGAATCATTGACTGTCCGGAGTTAATATGTAGACCTTATTTAAAGTCCGGGCGATTGATTGCTTTATTTGAGGATGTTTTTACTAAAAAAATGGAGGGGTATTTATTTTACGATAAGAAGAATGCGATGCTGCCAAAGTTTAGGGCGTTTATTGACTTTATGGTAGAAAAGACAAAGCACTTACGTGAAGAGTCGTAA
- a CDS encoding HAD family hydrolase: protein MSDKLLILDLDETLIHAELIPLELPHAFVACPYFIYTRPYLDEFLAFCQQHFKLAVWTTGNQLYADTIVAHLFGSADQLEFVWARDRCISHYHSELDCNYYIKDLKKVKRHGYDLEDVLVIDDSPEKLERQYSNLIPVAPYYGEPTDKELKLLMSYLASIEEADNIRSIDKRGWHQQVA, encoded by the coding sequence ATGTCTGACAAGCTGCTTATTCTTGATCTTGATGAGACGCTAATTCATGCTGAGCTGATTCCTCTGGAATTACCCCATGCCTTTGTCGCATGTCCTTACTTTATATACACTCGTCCTTATCTTGATGAATTTCTAGCGTTTTGCCAGCAACACTTCAAGCTTGCAGTGTGGACTACAGGTAACCAGCTTTATGCAGATACTATAGTTGCTCACCTGTTTGGCTCAGCAGATCAGTTAGAGTTTGTCTGGGCCAGAGACCGCTGTATTAGCCACTACCATTCTGAGCTTGATTGCAATTACTACATTAAAGATCTGAAAAAAGTTAAACGGCATGGCTACGACCTAGAAGATGTATTAGTGATTGATGACTCGCCAGAAAAACTGGAAAGACAGTATAGCAACCTGATCCCTGTTGCCCCTTACTATGGTGAACCAACAGATAAAGAACTTAAACTGCTAATGAGTTACTTAGCTTCAATAGAAGAAGCCGACAATATTCGTTCAATAGATAAACGGGGCTGGCACCAACAAGTGGCCTAG
- the fabG gene encoding 3-oxoacyl-ACP reductase FabG yields the protein MNNSNKRILITGSSRGIGKAIALRLAESGYQVVVHYRQGQQQAESVVSQLTEAGLSATLLQFDISDRDQCEAVLTEDISLHGVYYGVVCNAGLTADNAFPAMTDSDWDQVIHTNLDGFYNVLKPLTMPMVQNRKPGRIVTMASVSGLIGNRGQVNYSAAKAGIIGATKALAIELAKRKITVNCVAPGLIDTDMTDDLPVTEIVKQIPARRVGKPEEVASLVNYLMSEDAAYITRQVISVNGGLC from the coding sequence ATGAATAATAGCAATAAACGAATTTTAATTACTGGCTCCAGCCGTGGTATTGGTAAAGCAATTGCGCTGCGTTTGGCTGAGTCAGGCTATCAAGTTGTGGTGCATTATCGTCAGGGGCAGCAACAGGCAGAATCTGTCGTCAGCCAATTAACTGAAGCTGGACTAAGTGCAACATTGCTTCAGTTTGATATTAGCGACCGGGATCAGTGTGAAGCGGTATTAACCGAAGATATTAGCCTGCATGGGGTTTATTATGGCGTGGTGTGTAACGCCGGTTTAACGGCAGATAATGCCTTTCCTGCCATGACAGACAGTGATTGGGATCAGGTTATCCATACCAATCTTGATGGCTTTTATAATGTACTGAAACCCTTAACCATGCCGATGGTTCAGAACAGAAAGCCTGGACGCATTGTCACCATGGCTTCAGTTTCAGGATTAATTGGTAATCGAGGGCAGGTGAATTATAGTGCAGCAAAAGCGGGTATTATAGGTGCCACTAAAGCATTGGCTATTGAATTAGCTAAGCGAAAAATTACGGTTAATTGTGTAGCGCCTGGTTTAATTGATACTGATATGACAGATGATTTGCCTGTTACTGAAATTGTTAAGCAAATTCCTGCTCGCCGGGTGGGTAAACCTGAAGAGGTGGCGTCATTGGTGAATTATTTAATGTCAGAAGATGCGGCCTATATTACCCGACAAGTGATTTCTGTTAATGGAGGGTTATGCTAA
- a CDS encoding excinuclease ATPase subunit, with the protein MKLKALCTLLAFSALSITSVEARDTRVMHSIQEALSKPAAKEKLLPNVPLYFGNQPTPRVLKTLGEYMSNKKTNAFNKSDKEACQWVILSALISLQQRALQEGGNAVVNIKSYYKKNEISSTTEFECGAGALIAGVTLKGTVVKLAR; encoded by the coding sequence ATGAAACTAAAAGCACTTTGCACCCTGCTTGCTTTTTCTGCTCTTTCTATCACCTCTGTTGAAGCACGTGATACAAGGGTAATGCATTCAATTCAAGAAGCATTAAGTAAGCCTGCTGCCAAAGAAAAATTACTACCTAACGTACCATTATACTTTGGTAATCAGCCTACCCCTAGAGTACTGAAAACTCTTGGGGAGTATATGTCGAATAAAAAAACCAATGCGTTTAATAAATCAGATAAAGAAGCCTGTCAGTGGGTGATTTTGTCAGCATTAATTTCTCTGCAACAACGAGCTTTACAAGAAGGTGGTAATGCGGTTGTTAATATCAAGTCTTATTATAAGAAAAATGAAATCTCCAGCACGACTGAATTTGAGTGTGGCGCAGGCGCACTCATCGCAGGCGTTACTTTAAAAGGAACCGTGGTAAAACTTGCCAGATAA
- a CDS encoding succinylglutamate desuccinylase/aspartoacylase domain-containing protein, whose product MNKSMSSLINVWIQPGPDDIGHSIDEFLSRLKQPTIIQLAGLDASRTRVISTLLHGNEPSGLHAVFNWLKSGKQPAVNTVFFIGAVAAALEHPRFFYRHLPSERDLNRCFKEPFEDYPGLVAKSFLDFLKEEQPECLIDIHNTSGSGPAFAVSICNDLAHQALVSHFVDRLIVTNLRLGSLMELSEQDVPTITVECGGTQDEQAHLLAIESVDRFLLLDDVFQYPATDRELEILYNPVRVELKPDVTIAYNIAPVEGVDITLPLNIEHLNFGVVDTDIQLGWLGERGIDCFQVVSHEGKDISQELLRVEGNQLFPKQPVKAFMITTNPIIAKSDCLFYAVTCQG is encoded by the coding sequence ATGAATAAAAGCATGTCATCATTAATAAATGTATGGATTCAGCCTGGCCCTGACGATATTGGTCATTCCATTGATGAGTTTCTTTCACGTTTAAAGCAGCCAACTATTATTCAATTAGCAGGATTGGATGCTAGCCGTACTAGAGTTATATCCACACTACTGCATGGTAATGAGCCTTCAGGTTTACATGCAGTGTTTAACTGGCTCAAGTCGGGGAAACAGCCAGCTGTAAACACTGTATTTTTTATTGGGGCTGTAGCGGCAGCACTGGAGCATCCAAGATTTTTCTATCGTCATTTACCAAGTGAGAGGGATTTGAACCGTTGTTTTAAGGAGCCTTTTGAGGACTATCCTGGGCTCGTGGCAAAATCATTTCTAGACTTTTTAAAGGAAGAGCAGCCAGAGTGCTTAATTGATATTCATAATACATCAGGCTCTGGGCCTGCTTTTGCAGTGAGTATTTGTAATGACTTAGCTCATCAGGCACTAGTTTCTCATTTTGTTGACCGGTTGATTGTCACTAATCTACGCTTGGGTTCACTAATGGAGCTATCTGAACAAGATGTGCCGACGATTACGGTTGAGTGTGGGGGAACACAAGACGAACAAGCACACTTATTGGCCATAGAGTCTGTTGATCGTTTTTTGTTGCTTGATGATGTATTTCAATATCCTGCTACAGATCGAGAATTAGAAATACTCTACAACCCTGTTCGAGTAGAGTTGAAGCCAGATGTAACGATTGCTTATAACATAGCGCCTGTTGAGGGTGTGGATATTACCTTACCACTGAATATTGAGCATTTAAATTTTGGCGTTGTTGATACTGATATTCAATTAGGTTGGTTAGGGGAGAGGGGAATAGACTGCTTTCAAGTAGTTTCTCATGAGGGTAAAGATATTTCTCAAGAGCTGTTGCGAGTGGAGGGTAATCAACTATTTCCCAAACAGCCAGTGAAAGCCTTTATGATAACGACTAATCCAATCATAGCCAAAAGTGACTGCTTATTTTATGCGGTTACTTGCCAAGGTTAA
- a CDS encoding MFS transporter produces MSTAVQSEKLYSPPIYLLMLLMSFASLVAIVITPALPEISEAFQIKPTQSTWLVTAFLLGYAIGQLPYGVLANRYGRKKAALTGLVIALIGSLIQFIAIMESSFAGLVIARIIIAFGGACGPVVSLTVLSDCYDEQNARKKLSTLFLIFALMPCVAIAIGGFLTTHYGWQSTMQIASVYIVFIVVATYSQLNETLPESQYKPIQISSNIKGIVNAFKSPNYLAFTLLATAGTATVYIFNSLSPFLSITVIKMSPQHFGLLSIITSVGLLIGSYLSGKASLKYCGRKILMLGIMILLSSSIILFTLFKATFINTFSLFVPAFFLFIGVALILPNATTLAMTCVEDKANGAGLMNTNNLLLTGIGVSLSGHFAKSSLLTLPIAVLTISVVCIAILILITKSK; encoded by the coding sequence ATGAGCACTGCCGTACAGAGCGAAAAGCTATATTCCCCTCCCATCTATTTACTTATGTTACTCATGAGCTTTGCCTCTTTGGTAGCCATTGTTATTACCCCAGCATTACCAGAGATCAGTGAAGCCTTTCAAATTAAGCCAACTCAATCCACCTGGCTGGTAACAGCATTTTTACTGGGATATGCCATAGGGCAATTACCTTATGGAGTTTTGGCTAATCGGTATGGGCGTAAAAAGGCCGCACTAACAGGCTTAGTCATTGCGTTGATAGGCAGCTTAATTCAATTTATAGCCATTATGGAAAGCAGCTTTGCAGGGCTGGTAATTGCCCGGATAATCATTGCTTTTGGTGGTGCATGTGGGCCCGTTGTATCCCTGACCGTGTTATCAGACTGTTATGATGAGCAAAATGCCAGAAAAAAACTGTCTACCCTATTTCTTATTTTTGCTCTTATGCCTTGTGTTGCTATCGCTATTGGCGGCTTTTTAACGACACATTACGGTTGGCAAAGCACTATGCAAATTGCGAGTGTTTATATTGTTTTTATTGTAGTTGCTACTTACAGCCAGTTGAATGAAACACTGCCTGAAAGCCAGTATAAGCCAATTCAAATATCAAGCAACATAAAAGGGATAGTAAACGCATTTAAAAGCCCTAACTATTTAGCTTTTACTTTATTAGCAACTGCGGGCACTGCAACTGTCTATATTTTTAATAGCCTTTCTCCCTTTTTATCTATTACTGTTATTAAAATGAGTCCGCAACATTTTGGACTACTCAGCATTATTACATCAGTAGGGCTACTCATCGGTTCTTATTTATCCGGCAAAGCCAGCCTTAAATATTGTGGTAGAAAAATTCTGATGCTTGGTATCATGATTCTACTTAGCAGCAGTATCATTTTATTTACTCTGTTTAAAGCAACTTTTATAAATACCTTCAGTTTATTTGTACCAGCATTTTTCTTATTTATAGGCGTAGCGCTAATCCTGCCTAATGCTACAACCCTTGCAATGACTTGTGTTGAGGATAAGGCCAATGGCGCAGGGTTGATGAATACAAATAATTTACTACTGACAGGCATCGGTGTTTCATTGAGCGGCCACTTTGCAAAAAGCAGCCTACTAACGCTGCCTATCGCGGTGTTAACCATTTCTGTTGTATGCATAGCTATTCTTATATTGATAACAAAAAGTAAATAA
- a CDS encoding substrate-binding periplasmic protein: MKIVMLWFTLFLSHFLYAKEKVTAYTYYDFQPFVIDTKQQTGLIYDFASLLSKLSHGKYHFSVRYIPRKRLDKHLMTGNYEIVIFAYPLWFGDGEKIKYLWSDPIIPDENAIISHKSKPFEFESMESFRGVSIIGILGHRFFSDKDYKYYDINVIAEAPNWPAAIKMVNSNRADIGIMSMASTKYLLKEMNVPNIYLSKKPPYTFGHCIFTNPQLKKLHQFILDVTKNIKENNEWNKILKKYHLSS, translated from the coding sequence ATGAAAATAGTAATGCTCTGGTTTACTCTTTTTCTTAGTCATTTCCTATATGCTAAGGAAAAAGTAACGGCTTATACTTACTATGATTTTCAGCCATTTGTTATTGATACTAAACAGCAAACAGGGCTAATCTACGATTTTGCATCGCTATTAAGCAAACTATCTCATGGCAAATACCACTTTTCAGTAAGGTATATTCCAAGAAAACGTTTGGATAAACACTTAATGACAGGAAACTATGAAATTGTCATTTTTGCGTATCCATTATGGTTTGGAGATGGTGAAAAAATAAAATACCTATGGTCAGATCCCATTATACCAGATGAAAACGCTATTATATCGCATAAAAGTAAGCCATTTGAGTTTGAGAGTATGGAGTCTTTTAGGGGGGTATCTATTATTGGTATTCTTGGGCATCGTTTTTTTTCAGATAAAGATTATAAATATTATGATATAAATGTTATTGCCGAAGCGCCAAACTGGCCGGCAGCAATTAAAATGGTTAACTCCAATAGAGCTGATATCGGTATAATGTCTATGGCATCAACTAAGTACTTATTAAAAGAGATGAATGTGCCTAACATCTATTTATCTAAAAAACCACCCTACACCTTTGGGCATTGTATATTTACCAATCCACAGCTTAAGAAGTTACACCAATTTATTTTAGATGTAACAAAGAATATTAAAGAAAATAATGAGTGGAATAAAATACTAAAAAAATATCATCTTAGTAGTTAA
- a CDS encoding beta-ketoacyl-ACP synthase, translating to MLMRRVVVTGMSCITGIGQSWEQVQANLKAKQSSITRMEDWERFEGMHTRLAGPVPDFSAPSHYSRKKIRSMGRVSLMATRATELALENAGLLDDPRIRLGSMGVAYGSSVGSTEPLGAFGSMITEGSCKGVTATSYIQMMSHTAAVNIGLFFGLTGRLIPTSSACTSGSQAIGFAYEAIKYGMQDMMVAGGAEELCPTEAMVFDTLFATSTKNDTPELTPRPFDKARDGLVIGEGAGTLILEELEHAIARGAPIYAEIVGFGSNTDGAHVTQPNAETMAIAMELALKDAELAPEAIGYVSAHGTATDRGDIAETQATEQVYGNIMPISSQKSYLGHTLGACGAIEAWLSIEMMNNNWFAPTINLTEVDDQCGELDYIMGEGRELNCEYITSNNFAFGGVNTSLIFKRWD from the coding sequence ATGCTAATGCGTCGTGTGGTAGTGACAGGCATGTCCTGTATTACCGGAATTGGCCAGAGCTGGGAGCAGGTGCAGGCTAATTTAAAAGCCAAGCAAAGCAGCATTACCCGAATGGAAGACTGGGAGCGGTTTGAAGGTATGCATACCCGACTGGCGGGGCCAGTACCTGACTTTTCTGCCCCTTCCCATTATTCGCGCAAAAAAATTCGCAGTATGGGGCGAGTGAGTTTAATGGCTACTCGTGCCACAGAGTTGGCGTTAGAAAATGCCGGTTTATTAGATGATCCTAGAATTCGCCTAGGTTCCATGGGCGTTGCTTACGGCTCTTCGGTTGGGAGCACTGAACCATTGGGTGCGTTTGGTTCAATGATTACGGAAGGTAGTTGTAAAGGGGTAACGGCTACCAGCTATATCCAAATGATGAGTCATACGGCAGCAGTTAATATTGGTTTATTTTTTGGATTAACCGGACGGCTTATTCCTACCAGTAGTGCATGTACCTCAGGTAGCCAGGCTATCGGTTTTGCCTATGAAGCCATTAAATACGGTATGCAAGATATGATGGTAGCGGGTGGAGCAGAAGAGCTTTGCCCAACGGAAGCTATGGTATTTGATACACTATTTGCTACCAGCACTAAAAATGATACCCCGGAATTAACCCCACGTCCGTTCGACAAAGCCCGTGATGGATTGGTCATTGGTGAAGGAGCTGGCACGCTAATTCTTGAAGAATTAGAACATGCAATTGCTAGAGGGGCGCCTATCTATGCTGAAATTGTCGGGTTTGGCTCCAATACTGATGGTGCCCATGTTACCCAGCCGAATGCTGAAACCATGGCTATTGCAATGGAGCTGGCGCTAAAAGATGCTGAGTTAGCACCCGAAGCCATTGGTTATGTCAGTGCTCATGGTACTGCCACTGATCGTGGCGATATTGCAGAAACCCAAGCAACTGAGCAAGTATACGGCAATATCATGCCAATCAGTTCTCAAAAAAGCTATTTGGGGCATACTCTCGGGGCCTGTGGAGCAATTGAAGCCTGGTTATCCATTGAAATGATGAATAATAACTGGTTTGCCCCTACCATTAATCTAACCGAAGTAGACGACCAGTGTGGTGAGCTTGATTATATTATGGGTGAAGGCCGCGAGTTGAACTGTGAATATATCACCAGCAATAATTTTGCTTTTGGTGGAGTAAATACCTCGTTAATTTTTAAGCGCTGGGATTAA
- a CDS encoding 4'-phosphopantetheinyl transferase family protein: protein MNKAANTVDRSRVDIWICQSVQTAHVVPGEWLNNEESARLTRYRSVVKQQQFLAARVFLKKTLSYYVPLKPNQWQFAVGKYGKPVIDWCASGLPEDPQLSFNLSHSSDCLALLVSLQNPVGIDIESLNRPRPWPKLAKRVCTDQEQRDLAQLPEALQFSHFIKLWAHKEAVLKAMGVGINSQWPMSSLGFGLTNTEELCFIPPANFPHEHIDLYSLFLHDTWCACAILDCADPVWHIKRDCD from the coding sequence TTGAATAAAGCAGCTAACACAGTTGACCGAAGTCGAGTAGATATTTGGATTTGCCAGTCAGTACAAACAGCGCATGTAGTTCCTGGTGAGTGGTTAAATAATGAAGAGTCAGCACGATTAACCCGTTATCGCTCAGTTGTAAAACAGCAACAGTTTTTAGCTGCTCGGGTATTTTTAAAAAAAACGCTTAGTTATTATGTACCACTAAAGCCTAACCAGTGGCAGTTTGCTGTAGGAAAATATGGTAAACCAGTTATTGATTGGTGTGCGAGTGGCTTGCCGGAAGATCCTCAACTGTCTTTTAATCTTTCCCACAGCAGTGATTGTTTAGCTTTGCTGGTTTCCTTGCAGAATCCAGTTGGTATTGATATTGAGTCACTTAACCGACCCAGGCCTTGGCCTAAATTGGCCAAGCGGGTGTGTACTGATCAAGAACAAAGGGATTTAGCTCAGCTGCCGGAAGCGCTGCAATTCAGTCATTTCATCAAGTTATGGGCGCATAAAGAAGCGGTACTAAAAGCGATGGGGGTAGGGATAAATAGTCAGTGGCCGATGAGTAGTCTGGGGTTTGGTTTAACTAATACAGAGGAACTCTGTTTTATTCCCCCTGCCAATTTCCCACATGAGCATATTGATCTTTATAGTCTTTTTCTTCATGACACTTGGTGTGCATGTGCCATACTGGATTGTGCTGATCCAGTATGGCACATCAAGCGTGACTGTGACTAG
- a CDS encoding glutamate-cysteine ligase family protein has protein sequence MGLSIETDTFSNQDFVLFEQKVRDDLDVLKKLLADPDFGVGQASLGAEVEFYIVDHQHKLLPINMEINALLQDPQLTVELNRFNLEYNLSPQPYCGAPFMAIEQELNTAIKKIDEAATLHRGQVIPIGILPTLTKKDFDDQTMTDIPRYRALSHALCKMRGGPFKIAIDGKEPLELETNDVTLEGASTSFQIHWRVPTSQYADYFNAVQLVTPVVLALSSNSPSLFGHHLWAETRIALFKQSIDSRSSHEQSWRHPPRVFFGNGWVRESAWELFAASAALFPPIIPVIGDENPHACFAAGKTPKLEELRLHQGTTWQWNRAIYDDVDGGHLRIEMRSLPAGPTLIDMSANALFAIGCAMAVLPDIKHLTSVLPFNYAEHNFYRAAKYGMDARLVWPAKTQVHLHEESVLHIAKHLLPKAFHALETTELCHTEIKRLMNVIQGRIEQRICGAKWQRLVTNHLLKSNNREEAFAEMLTRYIQGYRSGKPVCEWSISP, from the coding sequence ATGGGGCTTTCAATTGAAACAGACACCTTTTCAAATCAAGACTTTGTGCTTTTTGAACAAAAGGTTCGTGATGACTTAGATGTGCTTAAAAAGCTACTAGCAGATCCTGATTTTGGGGTAGGTCAAGCATCATTGGGGGCAGAAGTAGAGTTTTATATTGTTGATCACCAACACAAGCTCTTGCCTATTAATATGGAAATTAATGCTTTACTTCAAGACCCGCAATTAACGGTAGAGCTTAACCGTTTTAATTTAGAGTATAACCTAAGCCCGCAGCCTTATTGTGGTGCTCCTTTTATGGCGATTGAACAGGAGCTGAATACTGCAATAAAGAAAATTGACGAAGCGGCAACACTGCATAGGGGGCAAGTTATACCAATAGGTATTCTGCCAACATTAACTAAAAAAGATTTTGATGATCAAACAATGACCGATATTCCAAGGTATCGGGCACTTTCCCATGCTTTGTGTAAAATGCGTGGTGGTCCTTTTAAGATTGCAATTGATGGCAAGGAACCTCTTGAACTAGAGACCAATGATGTGACGTTAGAAGGAGCAAGTACTTCTTTTCAGATCCACTGGCGGGTACCTACAAGTCAATATGCAGATTATTTTAATGCGGTTCAGTTAGTAACACCTGTTGTTTTAGCTTTATCTTCGAACTCACCTAGTTTATTTGGCCATCATTTGTGGGCTGAAACGCGTATTGCTTTGTTTAAGCAGTCTATCGATAGTCGTTCATCCCATGAACAAAGTTGGCGTCATCCGCCGCGAGTGTTTTTTGGTAATGGTTGGGTAAGAGAAAGTGCTTGGGAATTATTTGCTGCATCAGCAGCATTATTCCCACCAATTATCCCAGTGATAGGTGATGAAAATCCTCATGCGTGTTTTGCTGCCGGGAAAACACCTAAATTAGAAGAGTTACGACTTCATCAAGGTACAACGTGGCAGTGGAATCGAGCAATATATGATGATGTTGATGGTGGGCATTTGCGTATCGAAATGCGCTCTTTGCCAGCTGGACCAACGTTAATAGATATGAGTGCAAATGCACTGTTTGCCATAGGCTGTGCTATGGCTGTTTTACCTGATATTAAACATTTAACTTCTGTCTTACCATTTAATTATGCTGAACATAATTTTTATCGAGCAGCAAAATATGGCATGGATGCGCGTTTGGTTTGGCCTGCAAAAACACAGGTTCATCTGCATGAAGAGTCAGTATTGCATATAGCCAAGCACTTGCTACCAAAAGCGTTTCATGCACTGGAGACAACTGAACTATGTCATACTGAAATAAAGCGGTTGATGAATGTTATTCAAGGGCGTATTGAACAACGCATTTGTGGTGCAAAATGGCAACGATTAGTGACTAATCATTTATTAAAGTCCAACAACAGAGAAGAAGCATTTGCGGAAATGTTAACTCGCTATATTCAAGGCTATCGGAGTGGCAAGCCAGTTTGTGAATGGAGTATTTCACCATGA
- a CDS encoding MarC family protein, which yields MFELFQHSLSVFLAFLAIMNPIANTAVFVSLTGKEDRSFQITIATRALIISFFIILVFAILGKTIFHLFGISLPALRIAGGVLVFIVGYQMLHGKSSSMHKPQETHDSDISVSPLAVPILAGPGTIATAMNYSATGQLIEIIITVVTFGILCMVTFLSFIFGQKIVDFIGESGLSIVTRLMGLILSVIGTQMLIIGAFGAIKAFG from the coding sequence ATGTTTGAATTATTTCAACACTCTCTAAGCGTATTTTTAGCTTTTTTAGCCATTATGAACCCTATTGCAAACACAGCTGTTTTTGTAAGTTTAACTGGTAAAGAAGACAGGTCATTTCAGATCACAATTGCTACAAGAGCGCTTATTATTTCATTTTTTATTATTCTCGTCTTTGCTATTTTGGGTAAAACTATTTTTCATCTATTTGGTATTTCACTGCCAGCACTGAGAATTGCAGGAGGGGTGCTAGTTTTTATCGTGGGCTACCAAATGCTGCATGGAAAAAGCTCTAGTATGCATAAACCCCAAGAAACACATGATAGTGATATATCAGTTTCCCCCTTAGCTGTACCAATCTTAGCTGGCCCTGGTACCATTGCAACAGCTATGAATTATTCAGCAACAGGACAACTAATAGAAATCATCATTACGGTTGTAACATTTGGCATACTTTGCATGGTTACTTTTTTGAGCTTTATTTTTGGTCAAAAAATAGTCGATTTTATTGGTGAAAGTGGTCTAAGTATTGTTACACGACTAATGGGATTAATTTTGTCTGTAATAGGTACTCAAATGCTAATTATAGGAGCTTTTGGAGCAATAAAAGCTTTTGGATAG
- a CDS encoding TIGR01621 family pseudouridine synthase has product MIDVIFNHSDFVVINKPAGVSVHKDDQAISFINKLQQRLNEPQLYLVHRLDKITSGLLILAKNTTANRELSSAFQQRKVEKYYIALADKRPSKKQGLVKGDMTKSRRGSWKLLRSTENPAISQFFSFGCDKGLRLFLIKPYTGKTHQIRVALKSLGSPIIGDSLYYPNPEENIDRGYLHAFALQFHYHNQLVQLHCMPNTGRLFTLEAIQQQLASLSQPWLLNWPKI; this is encoded by the coding sequence ATGATAGATGTAATTTTCAATCACTCAGATTTTGTTGTTATTAACAAGCCTGCTGGAGTGAGTGTACATAAAGATGATCAAGCAATAAGTTTTATTAACAAGTTACAACAACGATTAAATGAGCCGCAATTATATTTAGTCCATCGGCTTGATAAAATCACCTCAGGTTTATTGATTCTAGCCAAAAATACCACTGCTAATCGCGAGCTATCATCAGCCTTTCAACAACGCAAAGTGGAGAAGTATTATATTGCGTTAGCTGATAAACGTCCTAGTAAAAAACAAGGATTGGTTAAAGGCGATATGACCAAGTCAAGACGTGGCTCTTGGAAACTGCTTCGTTCAACAGAAAACCCTGCTATCAGCCAGTTTTTTAGCTTTGGCTGCGACAAGGGGTTACGCTTATTTTTGATCAAACCTTATACAGGAAAAACCCACCAAATTCGTGTAGCGCTAAAAAGCCTTGGCTCTCCTATTATTGGCGACAGCCTGTATTACCCAAATCCTGAAGAAAATATTGACCGCGGCTATTTACATGCCTTCGCCTTACAGTTTCACTACCATAATCAACTTGTTCAACTGCATTGTATGCCCAACACTGGTCGCCTATTTACCCTGGAGGCTATACAGCAACAGTTAGCCAGTTTGTCTCAACCCTGGTTGTTGAATTGGCCGAAAATTTAA